The genome window GGTCGTGCTGGCCGGGCCGGTGAAGCCGGGGTCTCCGTCGCGCCGGCCGAGCACCGTGTTGAGCGAGAACGTCTCCCCGGGCCGCACGAGCACGCCGCTGACGCGGCGCGCCGCGGCCCGGATGTTGGCGGCCTCGGCCGGGTCCGGGCCGTACGCCAGGGTGAACCGGCCGATCTCCTCCTTGACCCCGAGCCGGAGCACCTCCTGGTCGGTGACCCGGGGCGGCCCGGCGGCGATGAGCACCCGGACCGTGCGCTCCCCGCGGTCGAGGGCGCGCACCACGTCGGCGGCGAGCCGTCCGGTGTCGATCCGCTTCCCCGGCCGCCCGCGGACGAGCACGGGCCTGCCGTCCCGCACGGTGAGGGAGGCGTCCCGGCCGGCCTCCGCGGACGGGATGAGGCGCCGCTCGAGGTCCGGGGCCGCGGCGGCGGCGTCGAAGACCGGGCGGAGCACGCCGCGGTCGGGCGTGAACCTGAGGTGCCGGGCGAGCTCGGCGGGCGGCAGGGTGACCGAGCCCCGCCCGTCGGTGAGCGTGAGCGGCGCGGCGACCGCCCGCTGCGCCCACGCCAGCGCGCGCCGCACCTCGGCCCGGCTCACCTGCGGCTCGGTCCGCCGGGGCCGGACGACCACCACCCGGCCCCGCAGGTAGGCGGCGACGAGGTCGGCGGCGACCCGCTCCCGGTCGATCCGCTCGCTCTCCCGCGGGTAGATCGGCACGGGGGTCACGCCGCGGAACACCACGCCGCCCTCCTGGCCGGGGTCCTCCAGCACGGCGGCGACCTTCAGCTCCACGGTGAGCGCGAGCCGGGAGCGGTCGACGGAGATCGCCGGCTCGATGTCCCGGCCGCCGGTGAGCGCGGCCCACACCTCGGCCGGGCTCGGGAACCCGGTCGGCGCCCGGGCCACGGTGGCCTCGGCGTCGAGGTCGATCCCGGCCTCCTGCGGTTTGACCAGGAGCCGCCGACCGCCCTCCTCGACGATGATCGGCTCCCGGGCCTTGGCGTACAGCCGCTCCCGGATCCGGTCGGCCGCCGCGGCGGCGCTGAGCCCGCCGAGGTCCACGTCGAGCACCCGGAAGCCCGGTGGGATCCGCCCGGCCATGAGCACGGCCGGCACCAGGTAGGCGAGCGCGAACACCGTGGCGATCCCGATGAGCCAGGCGCGGAGCGGGCGCCGCCTCGGCCCGGGCGCCGGGCGCGGCGCCGGGGTGATCCGCGGCTCGGCGCTCTTCTTCTCCTCCCGGGCGACCGGCCACGGCTCGATGCCGTCGGCGGGCGGCGGCACGGCGGGCCGCTCCGCGTCCTCCCGGGCGGGCGTGGGCGCGGGAACCGGCGGCGCGGCGTCGATCGGCTGCCCGGCGTCGATCGGCGC of Thermobispora bispora DSM 43833 contains these proteins:
- a CDS encoding VanW family protein, with the protein product MRNTGPPTEPSTDQFAALPDPKPPDKHPVRPGDASLPRGVAPIDAGQPIDAAPPVPAPTPAREDAERPAVPPPADGIEPWPVAREEKKSAEPRITPAPRPAPGPRRRPLRAWLIGIATVFALAYLVPAVLMAGRIPPGFRVLDVDLGGLSAAAAADRIRERLYAKAREPIIVEEGGRRLLVKPQEAGIDLDAEATVARAPTGFPSPAEVWAALTGGRDIEPAISVDRSRLALTVELKVAAVLEDPGQEGGVVFRGVTPVPIYPRESERIDRERVAADLVAAYLRGRVVVVRPRRTEPQVSRAEVRRALAWAQRAVAAPLTLTDGRGSVTLPPAELARHLRFTPDRGVLRPVFDAAAAAPDLERRLIPSAEAGRDASLTVRDGRPVLVRGRPGKRIDTGRLAADVVRALDRGERTVRVLIAAGPPRVTDQEVLRLGVKEEIGRFTLAYGPDPAEAANIRAAARRVSGVLVRPGETFSLNTVLGRRDGDPGFTGPASTTVAGGRTGSDVPGVSRFATAMLNAALRAGLQIAEYTTPEAPGSPLMLEAAVAYPAPDLRWRNDSPYGVLVWADAGPRSLRITLWSTKRYDVRIEGPVRSVTGAPPTVERSGRRCTPTPGRPGVTVTVTRILRDGGTVAERRVFRAVYPPKAGVTCR